A single region of the Plantactinospora soyae genome encodes:
- a CDS encoding RICIN domain-containing protein, which produces MAARRGMTRVASATLAATLGVAGVAVPHAVAGAASAAGAAGVTIRIDPSYQQQPFQGWGTSLVWFANATGGYPDEVRNRLVDLLFGEDGLRLNIARYNIGGGNAPTVDDYLRRGGAVPGFWRAPQPYGPGEKEWWDPDNPDHWNWDADANQRWWIDQIKDRVDTWEAFSNSPPWFQTVSGYVSGGFDPNAEQIRADRVDEFADYLVRVTEHIEREHGIAFDTIDPLNEPNTPYWRTTLGPDGRPTGGRQEGAHVGPALQAQVVLALRRRLDTASTDAAISAPDETNPGIFLQDWYGYPAEAQAAVSQLNVHTYGTGQRTAARDVAKAEGRPLWMSEVEGSWGNDFTSMDSGLGMARRIIDDLRELEPAAWVLWQPVEDAENMVAEGNLQWGSIHVPFTCTSTDTLASCPIRTNTKFDTIRNFTHHIRPGDRLVKVDDTASVAAVKESGRGAVVVHANADTSPRAVTLDLSRFAEVGAHATVTPVLTSAEGKLVRGRPVRVERRSATLTVPGESVSTFLIDGVRAGAGRPQHIQPGHAYRLQGVQSGRSLAPSTDGARPVLGTTDTSRPEQLWYVRKLGHGAGNRDRYTIGNAGTGRRLAVRGGATVLEGADTAADQGAQWILSTTGDGTYTFVNVAARRVLDVSGGATEDGSPVSVWQPTGSGNQRWAALDETVASTEAARLHTVPGRVPALPQTVTAVLYSGERRSLPVTWHPPPDGAWRRPGVVTVRGVATDVLDRRVPATTRVTVDTFTATEPARAKAYAGGQPDLPATVTGLGAHDGTATLPVSWEPPPVGAFDRPGVVTLTGVARVVDGTELPASVRVQVTGPAQTNVALADGATVAATFTEGGYSPAGLRNGVTAEKAWSNWRSGTQNPSETISVTLPRPADLLRVVTHFHRDSIGGGGLAASLRVQVRDAGGTCVDASGEVAVGTEGAPAVDVPVTAPVTDGVCVLLTPRPGGYLTLGEIEVMAKAPGVSSDATLASIAVDGVPITGFDPDRTDYRVSAARPGRSTVTATASDPYATTRIVRDTSTRRTTWTISTTSEDGSQRRTYRVTVTPR; this is translated from the coding sequence ATGGCGGCTCGACGTGGAATGACCCGGGTGGCGAGCGCGACGCTGGCCGCGACACTGGGCGTGGCGGGCGTCGCCGTGCCGCACGCGGTCGCCGGAGCGGCGTCCGCGGCGGGCGCGGCCGGGGTCACGATCCGGATCGATCCCTCGTACCAGCAGCAGCCGTTCCAGGGCTGGGGCACCAGCCTCGTCTGGTTCGCCAACGCCACCGGCGGCTACCCGGACGAGGTCCGGAACAGGCTCGTCGACCTGCTCTTCGGCGAGGACGGCCTGCGGCTCAACATCGCCCGGTACAACATCGGCGGTGGCAACGCGCCCACCGTCGACGACTACCTGCGGCGGGGCGGCGCGGTGCCGGGGTTCTGGCGGGCGCCGCAGCCCTACGGGCCGGGGGAGAAGGAGTGGTGGGACCCCGACAACCCGGACCACTGGAACTGGGACGCCGACGCCAACCAGCGCTGGTGGATCGACCAGATCAAGGACAGGGTCGACACCTGGGAGGCCTTCAGTAACTCGCCGCCGTGGTTCCAGACCGTCAGCGGGTACGTCTCCGGCGGCTTCGACCCCAACGCCGAGCAGATCCGGGCGGACCGGGTGGACGAGTTCGCCGACTACCTCGTCCGGGTCACCGAGCACATCGAGCGGGAGCACGGCATCGCGTTCGACACCATCGACCCGTTGAACGAGCCGAACACGCCGTACTGGCGTACCACGCTGGGGCCGGACGGCCGGCCCACGGGCGGGCGGCAGGAGGGCGCACACGTCGGGCCCGCGCTCCAGGCGCAGGTCGTACTGGCCCTGCGGCGCCGGCTCGACACGGCGAGCACCGACGCGGCCATCTCGGCGCCGGACGAGACCAATCCCGGCATCTTCCTCCAGGACTGGTACGGCTACCCGGCCGAGGCGCAGGCGGCGGTCAGCCAGCTCAACGTGCACACCTACGGCACGGGGCAGCGCACCGCCGCCCGGGACGTGGCCAAGGCCGAGGGGCGCCCGCTCTGGATGAGCGAGGTCGAGGGCAGCTGGGGCAACGACTTCACCAGCATGGACTCCGGCCTGGGCATGGCCCGCCGGATCATCGACGACCTGCGCGAGCTGGAGCCGGCGGCGTGGGTGCTGTGGCAGCCGGTCGAGGACGCCGAGAACATGGTGGCCGAGGGCAACCTGCAGTGGGGGAGCATCCACGTCCCGTTCACCTGCACCTCCACCGACACGCTCGCCAGCTGCCCGATCCGGACGAACACCAAGTTCGACACGATCCGTAACTTCACCCACCACATCCGTCCCGGCGACCGACTGGTCAAGGTCGACGACACCGCCAGCGTCGCGGCGGTCAAGGAGTCCGGCCGTGGTGCCGTGGTGGTCCACGCCAACGCCGACACCAGCCCGCGCGCCGTGACGCTCGACCTGTCGCGCTTCGCCGAGGTCGGTGCCCACGCCACGGTCACGCCGGTGTTGACCAGTGCCGAGGGCAAGCTCGTCCGAGGTCGCCCGGTCCGGGTCGAACGGCGCTCGGCCACGCTCACGGTGCCCGGCGAGTCGGTCAGCACGTTCCTGATCGATGGTGTCCGGGCCGGGGCCGGCCGGCCACAGCACATCCAGCCCGGCCACGCCTACCGGCTCCAGGGGGTGCAGAGCGGTCGCTCGCTCGCCCCGTCCACGGACGGCGCCCGTCCGGTGCTCGGCACCACCGACACCAGCCGCCCCGAGCAGCTCTGGTACGTCCGCAAGCTGGGCCACGGCGCCGGCAATCGGGACCGCTACACCATCGGGAACGCCGGTACGGGCCGGCGGCTCGCCGTGCGCGGCGGGGCCACCGTGCTGGAGGGCGCCGACACCGCCGCCGACCAGGGTGCACAGTGGATCCTGTCCACGACCGGCGACGGCACCTACACGTTCGTCAACGTCGCCGCCCGGCGCGTGCTCGACGTCTCCGGCGGCGCCACCGAGGACGGCAGCCCGGTCTCGGTCTGGCAGCCGACCGGGTCGGGCAACCAGCGCTGGGCGGCACTGGACGAGACCGTGGCCAGCACCGAGGCCGCGCGACTGCACACCGTTCCCGGCCGCGTTCCGGCGCTGCCGCAGACCGTGACGGCGGTGCTGTACAGCGGGGAGCGCCGCAGCCTCCCGGTGACCTGGCACCCGCCGCCGGACGGGGCGTGGCGCCGGCCCGGCGTCGTCACCGTGCGGGGCGTCGCGACCGACGTGCTCGACCGGCGGGTTCCGGCCACCACGCGGGTCACCGTCGACACCTTCACCGCGACCGAGCCGGCCCGGGCCAAGGCGTACGCCGGCGGACAACCCGACCTGCCGGCCACCGTGACGGGCCTCGGCGCGCACGACGGCACGGCCACCCTGCCGGTCAGCTGGGAGCCGCCGCCGGTGGGCGCGTTCGACCGCCCCGGCGTGGTGACCCTGACCGGCGTGGCCCGGGTGGTGGACGGGACCGAACTGCCCGCATCCGTACGGGTGCAGGTCACCGGGCCCGCGCAGACCAACGTCGCGCTCGCGGACGGGGCCACGGTGGCCGCGACCTTCACCGAGGGCGGGTACTCGCCGGCCGGGCTCCGTAACGGCGTCACCGCCGAGAAGGCCTGGTCCAACTGGAGGTCCGGCACCCAGAACCCGTCCGAGACCATCAGCGTCACCCTGCCCCGACCGGCGGACCTGCTCCGGGTGGTGACCCACTTCCACCGGGACAGCATCGGCGGTGGCGGCCTCGCCGCGAGCCTGCGCGTACAGGTCCGTGACGCCGGCGGCACGTGCGTCGACGCGAGCGGCGAGGTGGCCGTCGGCACCGAGGGCGCACCGGCGGTCGACGTTCCGGTGACGGCTCCGGTCACCGATGGCGTCTGCGTGCTGCTCACACCCCGCCCCGGCGGCTACCTGACGCTCGGCGAGATCGAGGTCATGGCCAAGGCCCCGGGTGTCTCGTCCGACGCCACGCTCGCGTCGATCGCCGTGGACGGCGTGCCGATCACCGGCTTCGACCCCGACCGCACCGACTACCGGGTGTCCGCGGCCCGGCCGGGGCGCAGCACCGTCACCGCGACCGCGAGCGACCCCTACGCCACGACCCGGATCGTCCGGGACACGTCCACCCGGCGAACCACCTGGACGATCAGCACGACCAGCGAGGACGGGTCGCAGCGCCGCACGTACCGGGTGACGGTCACGCCCCGCTGA
- a CDS encoding MMPL family transporter, whose product MFTALGRLVVRRARLTLFGSLVVIALTAILGGGVFSLLSTGGFEDPGSDSARAGELLEDEFGAGTPNILLVVTADGADVDAPDAATAGLALGTELAAVEGVDEVTSYWKLGAPPSLRSGDGSSALILARAGGEDTDAEATVQRVRDRLDGDRDAVTVEIGGAAAIGEALGHGLEQDLVRAELIAIPLTLLLLLLVFRGVVAALLPLVVGGAATFGTFFVLWAIAQFTDVSVFSINLVMALGLGLAIDYSLLMVSRFREELDAGHGVGLATIRTVESAGRTVVFSGVTVAVALLALAAFPLYFLRSFAYAGVGVVLVAVLAAVITLPALLMVLGHRVNAWRLPGMRRGGETGSLRWAALAERVLRRPGLVTGAVVALLVLLSLPILGTRLGNPDARVLPADVPARQATEKVQRDFGFAAEAFPVVTNGSANPAEMEAYVVAVSRVAHVAEVVTARGTWADGQRVSGPAPDSARYVADAGEWFEVVPSVLPISSQAEELVHGLRDLAPPFEALVGGSTAQLVDTKAAIFSVAPWAALWISLATFALLFAMFGSFLVPLKAIVLNTVNLTAMLGVMVWIFQDGNLSGVLEFTATGMTDTSMPLLMFAVAFGLSMDYEVFLLARMKEEYDRTGDNHVAIVTGIARTGRIVTAAALVLSITFFAFAASGITFMKMFGLGLGIAVLIDAFLVRATLVPALMKLAGAANWWAPGWARRLHARVGLDETGGTLSTEPPGAPVVDERSGPVPEHVS is encoded by the coding sequence ATGTTCACTGCGCTCGGGAGGCTGGTCGTCCGACGCGCCCGGCTGACCCTGTTCGGCTCGCTGGTCGTCATCGCGCTGACCGCGATCCTCGGCGGTGGAGTCTTCAGCCTTCTGTCAACGGGCGGCTTCGAGGATCCGGGTTCGGATTCCGCGCGGGCGGGCGAGCTCCTCGAAGACGAGTTCGGCGCAGGCACGCCGAACATCCTGCTCGTCGTCACGGCCGACGGTGCCGACGTCGACGCCCCGGACGCGGCAACCGCCGGCCTGGCCCTCGGCACCGAACTGGCCGCCGTGGAGGGCGTCGACGAGGTGACGTCGTACTGGAAACTCGGCGCACCGCCGTCGCTACGCTCGGGCGACGGTTCGTCGGCGCTGATCCTCGCCCGCGCGGGCGGCGAGGACACGGACGCGGAGGCGACGGTCCAACGCGTACGGGACCGGCTCGACGGAGACCGGGATGCGGTCACCGTCGAGATCGGCGGTGCCGCGGCCATCGGCGAAGCGCTCGGCCACGGCCTGGAGCAGGACCTGGTACGCGCCGAGCTGATCGCGATCCCGCTGACGTTGCTCCTGCTGCTGTTGGTCTTCCGGGGCGTCGTCGCGGCGCTGCTGCCGCTCGTCGTCGGTGGCGCGGCGACATTCGGCACGTTCTTCGTACTGTGGGCGATCGCCCAGTTCACCGACGTCTCGGTCTTCTCGATCAACCTCGTCATGGCGCTGGGTCTCGGCCTGGCCATCGACTACTCGCTGCTCATGGTCTCCCGGTTCCGCGAGGAACTGGACGCCGGGCACGGGGTCGGCCTGGCCACGATCCGCACCGTGGAGTCCGCCGGCCGGACGGTCGTGTTCTCCGGGGTGACGGTGGCCGTGGCGCTGCTGGCGCTCGCCGCCTTCCCGCTCTACTTCCTGCGCTCGTTCGCCTACGCCGGTGTCGGTGTCGTGCTGGTCGCCGTACTCGCCGCGGTGATCACCCTGCCCGCGCTGCTGATGGTGCTCGGCCACCGGGTCAACGCGTGGCGGTTGCCGGGGATGCGGCGGGGCGGGGAGACCGGGTCCCTCCGGTGGGCGGCCCTCGCCGAACGGGTGCTCCGCCGGCCCGGCCTGGTCACCGGCGCGGTGGTGGCGCTGCTGGTGCTGCTCAGCCTCCCCATCCTCGGCACCCGGCTCGGCAATCCCGACGCCCGGGTACTGCCGGCCGACGTGCCCGCGCGGCAGGCGACCGAGAAGGTGCAGCGCGACTTCGGCTTCGCCGCCGAGGCGTTCCCGGTGGTGACGAACGGGTCGGCGAACCCGGCCGAGATGGAGGCGTACGTCGTGGCCGTGTCCCGGGTCGCGCACGTCGCCGAGGTCGTCACCGCGCGTGGCACCTGGGCCGACGGGCAGCGGGTCAGCGGCCCCGCTCCGGACTCGGCACGGTACGTCGCGGACGCCGGGGAGTGGTTCGAGGTGGTGCCCTCGGTGCTGCCGATCTCGTCCCAGGCCGAGGAACTCGTGCACGGCCTGCGGGACCTGGCTCCGCCCTTCGAGGCCCTCGTCGGCGGCAGCACCGCCCAACTCGTCGACACCAAGGCGGCGATCTTCTCCGTCGCTCCGTGGGCCGCGCTCTGGATCTCCCTGGCGACGTTCGCCCTGCTGTTCGCGATGTTCGGCAGCTTCCTCGTGCCGTTGAAGGCGATCGTGCTCAACACCGTCAACCTGACGGCCATGCTCGGCGTGATGGTGTGGATCTTCCAGGACGGAAACCTCTCCGGCGTCCTGGAATTCACCGCGACGGGTATGACCGACACCTCGATGCCGCTGCTGATGTTCGCGGTGGCCTTCGGGCTGTCGATGGACTACGAGGTCTTCCTGCTCGCGCGGATGAAGGAGGAGTACGACCGCACCGGCGACAACCACGTCGCGATCGTCACCGGAATCGCCAGGACCGGACGGATCGTCACCGCCGCGGCGCTGGTGCTCTCCATCACCTTCTTCGCCTTCGCCGCCAGCGGGATCACCTTCATGAAGATGTTCGGTCTGGGCCTGGGCATCGCCGTGCTGATCGACGCCTTCCTCGTTCGGGCGACCCTGGTGCCGGCGCTGATGAAGCTCGCCGGGGCGGCGAACTGGTGGGCACCGGGATGGGCCCGGCGCCTGCACGCACGGGTGGGACTGGACGAGACCGGCGGCACCCTGTCCACCGAACCGCCCGGCGCGCCGGTGGTCGACGAGCGATCCGGCCCCGTACCGGAACACGTCTCCTGA
- a CDS encoding sensor histidine kinase has translation MPALLRDRDEFVIGAAVLGTGLGVLNLAYTSDWGWILAVLMLPALIVRALWRSMPGWLLLSWVTIPTLVGDAAVVTQSAYLVVVTALAVVAAGRTRRLDTVVMMLCLVSPFLIWLLETNNWHRGIGAWLWFGGLLIGWGFGHVVGRQFALIDELERTRTRLAETAVTEDRQRIARDLHDLVGHSFSVVLLHLSGARMLLTSSPTEVAEAAAALRQAELVGRKGMDELRQALMLMHQGSSSLAPLDPDELEHLLGTYRDAGMRIDLDVAGDMEGVSAAPRIVLHDVLREALTNVAKHARSPEATIRIGVDRDRVDVRVESALGPGSGRAGSGMGLAGLEHRVAAIEGTFQARPDREHWVVQARLPRRLAGASA, from the coding sequence ATGCCCGCACTGCTGCGTGACCGCGACGAGTTCGTGATCGGGGCGGCCGTTCTCGGCACCGGCCTGGGGGTGCTCAACCTCGCCTACACGTCGGACTGGGGCTGGATCCTGGCGGTCCTGATGCTTCCGGCGCTGATCGTGCGAGCGCTCTGGCGGTCGATGCCGGGCTGGCTGCTGCTGTCCTGGGTCACGATTCCGACGCTCGTCGGCGACGCGGCGGTGGTCACCCAGAGCGCCTACCTCGTGGTCGTCACCGCGCTGGCAGTGGTCGCGGCCGGGCGTACCCGACGGCTCGACACCGTCGTCATGATGCTCTGCCTGGTGTCGCCGTTCCTGATCTGGCTGCTCGAGACGAACAACTGGCACCGGGGGATCGGCGCGTGGCTCTGGTTCGGCGGCCTGCTGATCGGCTGGGGCTTCGGGCATGTCGTCGGCCGGCAGTTCGCGCTGATCGACGAGTTGGAACGTACCCGCACCAGGCTGGCCGAGACCGCCGTGACCGAGGACCGGCAACGCATCGCCCGGGACCTGCACGACCTGGTGGGGCACAGCTTCAGCGTCGTCCTGCTCCACCTCTCCGGGGCGCGGATGCTCCTCACCTCCTCGCCGACGGAGGTCGCCGAGGCCGCGGCGGCCCTGCGGCAGGCGGAACTCGTGGGCCGCAAGGGCATGGACGAGCTGCGCCAGGCCCTGATGCTCATGCACCAGGGCTCCTCCTCGCTCGCCCCACTCGATCCGGACGAACTCGAACATCTGCTGGGCACGTACCGCGACGCCGGGATGCGGATCGATCTCGACGTCGCCGGGGACATGGAGGGCGTGTCGGCGGCACCCCGCATCGTCCTGCACGACGTGCTCCGGGAGGCCCTCACCAACGTCGCCAAACACGCCCGCTCCCCGGAGGCGACGATCCGGATCGGCGTCGACCGTGACCGGGTCGACGTACGGGTGGAGAGCGCGCTCGGGCCGGGTTCCGGGCGCGCCGGCAGCGGCATGGGACTGGCCGGACTCGAGCACCGGGTGGCCGCCATCGAGGGAACCTTCCAGGCCCGGCCGGACCGGGAACACTGGGTGGTCCAGGCCCGCCTGCCCCGCCGGCTCGCCGGAGCGTCCGCGTGA
- a CDS encoding rhamnogalacturonan lyase, which yields MKRINHPPLDPPRTHRPGPRLLLATATSLAVAAASIVTAGAAHATTDPATATAGAAPAPAEAGTTTEKLNRGLISIRTGKGNFVSWRLLNTDPAGTGFNVYRDSVKVNPAPVTTATSYLDAGAPADARYSVRPVADGMELRSATAEEVVPFATSRDVPLQIPPGGTTPSGESYSYAANDASVGDLDGDGEYEIVLKWDPSNAKDNSQSGYTGNVYVDAYKLNGTRLWRIDLGRNIRAGAHYTQFQVFDYDGDGRAEVAMKTADGTRSGTGQVIGNASADHRNSSGYVLAGSEFLTMFNGQNGAVLSTVNYEPARGNVSSWGDNYGNRVDRFLAATAYVDGSRPSLIMARGYYTRAVIVAWDFRNGSLTRRWTYDSGSGGAYGQGNHNLSVADVDADGRDEIIYGAATINDNGTLMYSTGFGHGDALHVGDLIPSRAGIEVFTIHESGSQPAADVHAGSNGQVIWRRPGNGGAEGPGRGVAADIYAGSPGAEFWGSGTNMGNLYNASGTSIGRNPSSANFVIWWDGDAQRELLDGTHIDKYGTGGDTRLLTGSGVASNNGTKSTPALSADILGDWREEVIWRTSNNSALRIYSTTDSTSIARPSLMQDRQYRVAVAWQNTAYNQPPHPSFAIG from the coding sequence ATGAAACGTATCAATCACCCTCCGCTCGATCCACCCCGGACCCACCGGCCCGGGCCACGGCTCCTGCTCGCCACCGCGACGTCCCTCGCCGTGGCAGCCGCCAGCATCGTCACCGCAGGCGCCGCGCACGCCACGACCGACCCGGCCACGGCCACCGCCGGAGCCGCCCCCGCGCCCGCCGAGGCCGGTACGACGACAGAGAAGTTGAACCGTGGGTTGATCAGCATCCGCACCGGCAAGGGCAACTTCGTGTCCTGGCGGTTGCTGAACACCGACCCGGCCGGCACGGGCTTCAACGTCTACCGCGACTCGGTGAAGGTCAACCCCGCACCGGTGACCACCGCCACCAGCTACCTGGACGCCGGCGCGCCCGCCGACGCGAGGTACTCGGTGCGCCCGGTCGCCGACGGGATGGAACTGCGGTCCGCCACCGCCGAGGAGGTCGTACCGTTCGCCACCTCACGGGACGTACCGCTGCAGATCCCGCCCGGCGGAACGACGCCCAGCGGTGAGTCGTACAGCTACGCGGCGAACGACGCGAGCGTCGGTGACCTGGACGGCGACGGCGAGTACGAGATCGTACTCAAGTGGGACCCGTCCAACGCCAAGGACAACTCACAGTCCGGCTACACCGGCAACGTCTACGTCGACGCGTACAAACTAAACGGCACCCGGCTGTGGCGCATCGACCTCGGCCGCAACATCCGGGCCGGTGCCCACTACACCCAGTTCCAGGTCTTCGACTACGACGGCGACGGCCGGGCCGAAGTGGCGATGAAGACCGCCGACGGTACCCGCTCGGGCACCGGGCAGGTCATCGGCAACGCCAGCGCCGACCACCGCAACTCCAGCGGCTACGTCCTCGCCGGCTCCGAGTTCCTCACCATGTTCAACGGGCAGAACGGTGCGGTGCTGTCCACGGTCAACTACGAACCGGCCCGGGGCAACGTCTCCTCCTGGGGGGACAACTACGGCAACCGGGTCGACCGGTTCCTCGCCGCGACCGCGTACGTGGACGGTTCGCGCCCCTCGCTGATCATGGCGCGGGGCTACTACACCCGGGCCGTGATCGTCGCCTGGGACTTCCGCAACGGCAGCCTGACCCGCCGCTGGACCTACGACTCCGGCAGTGGCGGCGCGTACGGGCAGGGCAACCACAACCTGTCCGTCGCCGATGTCGACGCCGACGGCCGCGACGAGATCATCTACGGCGCGGCCACCATCAACGACAACGGCACCCTGATGTACTCCACCGGCTTCGGACACGGCGACGCGTTACACGTCGGCGACCTCATCCCCAGCCGGGCCGGCATCGAGGTGTTCACCATCCACGAGTCCGGCAGCCAGCCGGCCGCCGACGTACACGCCGGCAGCAACGGCCAGGTCATCTGGCGGCGCCCCGGCAACGGCGGAGCCGAAGGACCCGGTCGTGGCGTGGCCGCCGACATCTACGCCGGCAGCCCCGGCGCCGAGTTCTGGGGCTCCGGAACGAACATGGGCAACCTGTACAACGCCTCCGGCACCTCGATCGGCCGCAACCCGTCCTCGGCGAACTTCGTCATCTGGTGGGACGGCGACGCGCAACGCGAGCTGCTCGACGGCACCCACATCGACAAGTACGGCACCGGCGGCGACACGCGGCTGCTGACCGGTTCCGGCGTCGCCTCGAACAACGGCACCAAGTCCACCCCCGCGCTCTCCGCCGACATCCTCGGCGACTGGCGCGAGGAGGTCATCTGGCGAACGTCGAACAACTCGGCGCTGCGCATCTACTCCACCACGGACTCGACCAGCATCGCCCGGCCCTCCCTCATGCAGGACCGGCAGTACCGGGTCGCCGTCGCGTGGCAGAACACCGCCTACAACCAACCGCCGCACCCCAGCTTCGCCATCGGATAG
- a CDS encoding winged helix-turn-helix transcriptional regulator encodes MKRADLADADCGVAQALGVIGDWWTFLVVRDIAGGTTRFDSLQRELGVSRRALAERLASLVAHGVLEKRAYSNRPPRYDYLLTAKGEGLLPALIALQDWGTRHVMGNGTLTGTSEDGGAEARRVHELVGRKLPDVVLERQDGERVAPSASGALWTVLYLFPGAFAPGTQGHPPGWGDIPGAGGCTLESLTYASRHNDFEMSGATVRGISTQRPDQLAAFADHARLPYPLLSDQDMKLAAGLRLPTFRASGVDRLKRLTLLADADAVIRAVQFPISDPAGSVEEMLTLVRGR; translated from the coding sequence GTGAAGCGTGCGGATCTTGCCGATGCCGACTGCGGGGTGGCGCAGGCGCTCGGTGTGATCGGCGACTGGTGGACGTTCCTGGTGGTACGCGACATAGCCGGCGGTACCACCCGCTTCGACAGCCTTCAGCGGGAACTCGGCGTCAGCCGCCGCGCACTGGCCGAGCGCCTGGCCAGCCTCGTCGCACACGGAGTGCTGGAGAAGCGGGCGTACTCCAATCGCCCGCCACGCTACGACTACCTGCTGACCGCGAAGGGTGAGGGCCTGCTCCCGGCGCTCATCGCGCTGCAGGACTGGGGCACCAGGCATGTGATGGGCAACGGCACGTTGACCGGGACCAGCGAGGACGGCGGTGCCGAGGCCCGCCGGGTGCATGAGCTGGTCGGGCGCAAATTGCCGGATGTCGTGCTGGAACGGCAGGACGGTGAACGGGTCGCCCCCAGCGCGTCCGGCGCCCTCTGGACCGTGCTGTACCTCTTCCCGGGCGCCTTCGCCCCCGGCACGCAGGGGCACCCACCCGGCTGGGGCGACATCCCGGGCGCCGGGGGTTGCACCCTGGAGTCCCTCACCTACGCGTCGCGGCACAACGACTTCGAGATGTCCGGTGCCACGGTCCGAGGCATCAGCACGCAGCGACCCGACCAGTTGGCCGCCTTTGCCGACCACGCGAGGTTGCCCTACCCCCTGCTGTCCGACCAGGACATGAAGCTCGCGGCCGGGCTGCGGCTGCCGACCTTCCGGGCGTCCGGGGTCGACCGCCTGAAGCGCCTCACCCTGCTGGCCGACGCCGACGCCGTCATCCGCGCGGTGCAGTTTCCGATCAGCGATCCTGCCGGCTCGGTGGAGGAGATGCTCACCCTCGTCCGCGGTCGCTGA
- a CDS encoding lytic polysaccharide monooxygenase auxiliary activity family 9 protein, producing the protein MSSLAQQVNPSRYRATMLLRILALAVTGAVALTVSLVVTQDTASAHGSTINPASRNYGCWKRWGSDFQNPNMASQDPMCWQAWQADPNAMWNWNGLYRDGVAGNHQAAVPNGQLCSAGQTGGVRYAALDNPGNWQSTKVSANFGVKLHDQALHGADYFRIYLTRQGFNPLTQRLNWSNLELLKETGRYAPGAGTRETGDPVLNGVSNTINVSSSGRSGRHIVYTIWKASHSDQTYYWCADVNF; encoded by the coding sequence ATGTCTTCACTCGCCCAACAAGTCAACCCGTCCCGGTACCGCGCCACGATGCTCCTGCGGATCCTCGCTCTCGCGGTGACCGGGGCCGTCGCGCTCACTGTGTCCCTGGTGGTCACGCAGGACACCGCGAGTGCGCACGGCTCGACGATCAACCCGGCCTCGCGCAACTACGGCTGCTGGAAGCGCTGGGGCAGCGACTTCCAGAACCCGAACATGGCCAGCCAGGACCCGATGTGCTGGCAGGCGTGGCAGGCCGACCCGAACGCCATGTGGAACTGGAACGGTCTGTACCGCGACGGTGTCGCGGGCAACCACCAGGCCGCCGTGCCGAACGGGCAACTGTGCAGCGCCGGGCAGACCGGTGGCGTCCGGTACGCCGCGTTGGACAACCCGGGCAACTGGCAGTCCACGAAGGTCAGCGCCAACTTCGGTGTCAAGCTCCACGACCAGGCGCTGCACGGCGCGGACTACTTCCGGATCTACCTCACCCGGCAGGGGTTCAACCCGCTCACCCAGCGGCTGAACTGGAGCAACCTCGAACTCCTCAAGGAAACCGGCCGGTACGCGCCGGGCGCGGGCACCCGGGAGACCGGCGACCCGGTGCTGAACGGCGTCTCCAACACGATCAACGTCAGCTCGTCGGGACGTAGCGGCCGACACATCGTCTACACCATCTGGAAGGCCAGCCACTCCGACCAGACCTACTACTGGTGCGCCGACGTCAACTTCTGA